A part of Desulfomicrobium apsheronum genomic DNA contains:
- a CDS encoding M48 family metallopeptidase, giving the protein MHWQSIPVTVTRSHRARKVWLKMRSCQGLEIVLPYRVSASEVPAILERHQKWIQSHLAQMSARNEAPGQNPLPEAVELPFLDRTYRVQYETGPRTRLAATGDVLRIFLPQGETVPGALVLQLWLVEQGKINLVPLCRELAAAHGVGINGVRVRNQQGRWGSCSARLGISLNAKLLFLRQELARHVILHELCHVEHRNHGPAFRSALRKLDPFTDSHESEIRRAWDELPGWSKLRAKGV; this is encoded by the coding sequence ATGCACTGGCAATCCATTCCCGTCACAGTTACCCGCAGCCATCGCGCGCGCAAGGTCTGGCTCAAGATGCGATCGTGTCAGGGTCTTGAGATAGTCTTGCCCTACCGCGTCTCGGCCTCCGAAGTTCCGGCCATTCTCGAACGCCATCAAAAATGGATTCAGAGCCATCTTGCCCAGATGTCGGCCCGCAATGAAGCCCCGGGGCAAAATCCATTGCCCGAGGCTGTCGAGCTTCCATTCCTGGATCGCACCTACCGCGTTCAGTACGAAACAGGGCCCCGGACCAGGCTTGCGGCCACCGGGGACGTGCTTCGTATTTTCCTGCCGCAAGGAGAGACTGTTCCGGGTGCGCTCGTTTTGCAGCTTTGGCTTGTCGAGCAGGGCAAAATCAATTTGGTTCCCTTGTGTCGGGAGCTTGCGGCGGCGCATGGGGTGGGTATAAACGGGGTGCGGGTACGCAACCAGCAGGGACGATGGGGAAGCTGTTCCGCTCGTTTGGGGATCAGTCTCAACGCCAAGCTGCTTTTTTTACGGCAGGAACTGGCGAGACATGTGATTCTGCACGAACTTTGTCATGTGGAGCATCGCAACCACGGCCCCGCGTTTCGGTCCGCCTTGCGCAAGCTCGATCCGTTCACGGACAGTCATGAATCCGAAATTCGCAGGGCCTGGGACGAGCTTCCGGGCTGGTCCAAGCTGCGCGCCAAGGGCGTGTGA